GACAGGCTCTTTGCCATATCTGTACGTGAGGCGCCAGCCGTGCTGGGCGCGTTTGCCCGGTACGGGGGAGAACCCTATAGCGGGCCCATGCCTCATGCTCCGGCCATGATCGCGCGGGGTGGCAAGGATGCGCCCCCCTACGACAGGTATCTGCCCATTGCTCCCAGTGCGGTTTTGCCGTTGCCGCAGTTTTTTGAGGAAGCCCCGGTGGGATTTGTGAATGTGTCGCCCGATGCCGATGGCCTGGTGCGGCAGATTCCGCTTCTGCTGAAGTTTGGCGACGCGGTGTACCCATCGCTGGCCTTGCAGGCGCTCATGCGTGCGCTGGGAACAGACGCGTTGCGGCTGTACACCGGGCCTGATGGCCTGTTCAGTGTTTCGGCAGGTGAATTCAAGATCCCGGTGTCGCGCGAAGGCTATATGCTGGTGCCCTTTCAGGGCGCGCGGCGTACATACCGGTACATAAGCGCGGCCAAGGTGCTGGACGGCAAGGTCAGGCAGGAAGATCTGGAGGGATGCATCGCCTTTGTGGGCACGTCGGCCCCTGGACTGGCCGATATACGCGCTACGCCATTTGACCGGGTAATGCCTGGTGTAGAGGTGCATGCGGCGGCCATTGATGCCATTATCAACGGCAATTTTGTGCAGTCGCCATCGTGGGCACCCGGCGCGCAGGCTCTGATCATAACCTTTGTGACCATAGCCGCCACTCTGGCTTTTGGCTTTGCCGGGCCACGGGTGTACGTGCCGTCTTCACTGGTCTTGATGGGCTCTACGGTGCTGGCCTCACGACAGCTCTTCATGAGCGGCCTTTTTCTTTCGCCCTTGTATGGCCTGCTTACGTCACTGCTGTGCGGCGGTTTGTTGCTGAGCGTGCGTTTCTGGAACGAGGAAAAGCAGAAAATCGTTTTGCGGCGCGCTTTTTCGCGCTACGTGTCACCTGAGGTTGTCAGGCAGATCAGCAAGCGACAGGGCGACCTGCTGGCCGGTGAAAACCGTGAGCTGTCCATCCTGTTTACGGATATTCGCGGCTTTACCAGCCTTTCGGAATCGCTTTCGCCCCAGGATGTGGTGCAACTGCTGAACCGCTATTTTACGCCCATGACAGCCATTGTGCGCAACCGAAAGGGCACGCTGGACAAGTTTATTGGCGACGCGCTCATGGCCTTCTGGAACGCGCCTCTTGATGTGCCCGGGCACCCTGCGCTGGCAGTGGATGCCGCTCTGTGCATGCAAGAGCAGCTTGAAGAACTGAATGTGGAGATTGAGGCCAGTTTTGGCATCCGTCTGGACATGGGGGCCGGTATCCACACCGGGCAGGCCTATGTGGGGAACATGGGCTCTGATGACCTGATTAATTACACGCTTATTGGCGACAACGTGAACCTTGCCTCGCGCCTTGAGGGCCTGTGCAAACGTTACGGCGTGCCTGTTGTGATAAGTGAACATACAATGCAGGGCTGTGGGGATGCCTTTGCCTTTGTTCACCTTGATGTGCTGCGGGTCAAGGGCAAGACCAGACCCGTGAGCATTTACTGGCCAATGAGACACGGTACCGATGAGGTTTTCAAGGAGGCCATGCCGCAGTGGATAGCCGCGCGCTCTCAGTATGAGCATGGTGATTTTGTCGAGGCTGCTGAAGGGTTTGCCGCACTTGTGGCTGCATATCCCGCAGTGCGCCTGTTTGGGTTGTACCGTGAAAGGTCGCTCAGGCTGGTGCAGTCGCCCCCCAAAGACTGGGAGGGCATA
The Desulfovibrio sp. DNA segment above includes these coding regions:
- a CDS encoding adenylate/guanylate cyclase domain-containing protein, whose translation is MRLAAALRHLLRQPWLFTAVVGLCGGIAMLALYVVQPIALQRLDLRIYDALLPLRRLNQPSAVPVIIDIDEESLARHGQWPWPRYLVADMVGKLTAKGVASIGLDIMFAEPDRTSPARMREDLYRDKGVSIEIAGLPSFMADFDRLFAISVREAPAVLGAFARYGGEPYSGPMPHAPAMIARGGKDAPPYDRYLPIAPSAVLPLPQFFEEAPVGFVNVSPDADGLVRQIPLLLKFGDAVYPSLALQALMRALGTDALRLYTGPDGLFSVSAGEFKIPVSREGYMLVPFQGARRTYRYISAAKVLDGKVRQEDLEGCIAFVGTSAPGLADIRATPFDRVMPGVEVHAAAIDAIINGNFVQSPSWAPGAQALIITFVTIAATLAFGFAGPRVYVPSSLVLMGSTVLASRQLFMSGLFLSPLYGLLTSLLCGGLLLSVRFWNEEKQKIVLRRAFSRYVSPEVVRQISKRQGDLLAGENRELSILFTDIRGFTSLSESLSPQDVVQLLNRYFTPMTAIVRNRKGTLDKFIGDALMAFWNAPLDVPGHPALAVDAALCMQEQLEELNVEIEASFGIRLDMGAGIHTGQAYVGNMGSDDLINYTLIGDNVNLASRLEGLCKRYGVPVVISEHTMQGCGDAFAFVHLDVLRVKGKTRPVSIYWPMRHGTDEVFKEAMPQWIAARSQYEHGDFVEAAEGFAALVAAYPAVRLFGLYRERSLRLVQSPPKDWEGIWTMEGK